A single window of Venturia canescens isolate UGA chromosome 3, ASM1945775v1, whole genome shotgun sequence DNA harbors:
- the 5-HT1B gene encoding 5-hydroxytryptamine receptor 2B isoform X2, with protein sequence MVACLVMPLGAVYEINSSWPLGPTFCDMWTSSDVLCCTASILHLVAIAVDRYWAVTDLNYIQARNPRRIGFLVFAVWVVSLGISLAPQLGWKDPGYLDRIAEGKCLPSQDPGYQIFATCATFYLPLLFILFLYWRIFQEARRRIHKKTRATVQPKRERRGILKFVQRRPREESTAFTITRSTPDHSSNSPEKSSSLNNGANVTSQPTSSVASTTMTQTSQTSQITTTATTTTTSTMTTIVTSCQQAPPAMTTKKSRETIEAKRERKAAKTLAIITGAFVACWLPFFVVALLQAICRTCEPPDLVASVFLWLGYFNSTLNPVIYTIFSPEFRQAFKRMLCGSARAGAR encoded by the exons ATAAACTCGAGTTGGCCTCTTGGACCGACATTTTGTGACATGTGGACGAGTAGCGACGTCCTGTGCTGTACTGCTTCGATATTGCATCTGGTGGCTATTGCGGTCGACCGATATTGGGCCGTCACCGATCTCAATTACATACAG gCGAGAAACCCAAGGAGGATCGGTTTCCTCGTGTTTGCCGTGTGGGTCGTGTCGCTCGGAATATCATTAGCACCGCAACTCGGCTGGAAAGATCCTGGTTATTTGGATCGCATTGCCGAGGGCAAGTGTTTACCGTCTCAAGATCCTGGCTATCAG ATATTTGCCACATGCGCGACGTTCTACCTTCCACTCTTGTTCATCCTATTTTTGTACTGGAGGATATTCCAGGAGGCTCGAAGGAGAATCCACAAGAAGACACGAGCTACAGTTCAGCCGAAGCGGGAAAGAAGAGGGATCCTGAAATTCGTTCAACGACG GCCCCGGGAGGAATCGACGGCGTTCACCATCACGCGTTCGACTCCCGATCACTCCTCAAACTCGCCCGAGAAATCATCGTCGTTGAACAACGGGGCGAACGTGACGAGTCAGCCGACAAGCTCCGTCGCATCAACCACGATGACACAAACGTCACAAACAAGTCAAATCACAacgacggcgacgacgacCACCACCAGCACAATGACTACGATCGTTACGTCCTGTCAACAGGCTCCGCCAGCTatgacgacgaaaaaaagccgCGAGACTATCGAGGCAAAGAGGGAGCGTAAAGCAGCAAAAACTCTCGCGATAATCACCGGTGCCTTCGTAGCCTGTTGGCTgccattttttgttgttgccCTTTTGCAGGCGATATGCCGTACGTGCGAGCCACCCGATCTCGTCGCGAGTGTTTTCCTTTGGCTCGGTTACTTCAACAGTACCCTCAATCCCGTTATTTACACTATTTTCTCGCCGGAATTCCGACAAGCCTTTAAAAGAATGCTCTGCGGAAGTGCACGAGCTGGTGCACGCTGA